A window of Zingiber officinale cultivar Zhangliang chromosome 5A, Zo_v1.1, whole genome shotgun sequence contains these coding sequences:
- the LOC121980451 gene encoding probable esterase D14L — MGIVEAAHNVRVIGREGERGTIVLAHGFGTDQSVWKHLVPHLVEDYRVVLFDNMGAGTTNPDYFDFDRYATLEGYALDLLAILEELRIGPCILVGHSVSAVIGAIASISRPDLFTKIVMLSASPRYLNEADYFGGFEQEDLDQLFDAMRSNFKAWVSGFAPLAVGGDMDSVAVQEFSRTLFNIRPDIALSVAQTIFQSDLRSILGYVSVPCHILQSSKDLAVPVVVSEYLHQNLGGESIVEVMSSEGHLPQLSSPDIVIPVLLRHIRYDIAV; from the exons ATGGGGATAGTGGAGGCGGCGCACAATGTGCGGGTGATTGGCCGGGAGGGGGAACGGGGCACCATCGTCCTGGCGCATGGGTTCGGTACCGATCAGTCGGTTTGGAAGCATCTGGTGCCGCACCTGGTGGAGGACTACCGTGTGGTACTTTTCGACAACATGGGTGCCGGCACCACCAACCCCGACTACTTCGACTTCGATCGCTACGCCACCCTCGAGGGCTATGCCCTTGACCTCCTCGCCATCCTCGAGGAGCTCCGGATTGGACCCTGCATCCTCGTCGGCCACTCGGTCTCCGCTGTTATTGGTGCCATCGCCTCCATCTCCCGACCTGACCTCTTCACCAAGATCGTCATGCTTTCAGCCTCCCCTAG GTATTTAAATGAAGCGGACTATTTTGGGGGGTTTGAACAGGAAGATTTGGATCAACTCTTTGATGCGATGAGATCAAACTTTAAGGCATGGGTATCTGGATTTGCACCATTAGCGGTGGGTGGAGACATGGATTCTGTAGCAGTTCAAGAGTTCAGCAGGACATTATTCAACATTCGCCCAGACATTGCCTTGAGTGTGGCCCAGACAATATTCCAGAGTGACTTGAGGAGCATACTTGGTTATGTTTCTGTTCCTTGCCACATCCTGCAGAGTAGCAAAGATCTTGCAGTTCCCGTAGTGGTGTCTGAATACTTGCACCAGAACCTTGGTGGCGAATCCATTGTGGAGGTAATGTCCTCTGAGGGCCATCTCCCACAGCTTAGTTCTCCGGACATCGTCATTCCTGTTCTTCTCAGGCACATAAGGTACGACATTGCAGTATAA